Proteins from one Ipomoea triloba cultivar NCNSP0323 chromosome 1, ASM357664v1 genomic window:
- the LOC116029965 gene encoding pre-mRNA-processing factor 17-like isoform X1, whose product MDLLHSYADDEMDDEEQSEEQPQSSNQNPNSQPFEHLNHSPDSSPVRMSLPSKSAAPKVNDTMLALTVAGSAARALSKPLDPTQHTVSFNPTYDQLWAPIYGPAHPYAKDGLAQGLRNHKLGFVENAAIEPFVFDEQYNTFQKYGYAFDPSANNFVGDMDALKKNDAISVYNIPQHEQKKRKLEKKKEMMENDQGDGEEDVDAAEVDNPATEVWLRKNRKSPWSGKKEGLQTELTEEQKKYAEEYAKKKGEEKGEREKGEHLVEKSTFHGKEERDYQGRSWIAPPKDAKPQNDHCYIPKRLVHTWSGHTKGVSAIRFFPKHGHLILSAGMDTKVKIWDVFNSGKCMRTYMGHSKAVRDIWFCNDGTKFLTASYDKNIKYWDTETGKVISTFSTGKVPYVVRLNPDEDKQNVLLAGMSDKKIVQWDINTGQITQEYDQHLGAVNTITFVDDNRRFVTSSDDKSLRVWEFGIPVVIKYISEPHMHSMPSISPHPNGNWLAAQSLDNQILIYSARERFQLNKKKRFAGHVVAGYACQVNFSPDGRFVLSGDGEGRCWFWDWKSCKVFRTLKCHDGVCIGCEWHPLEQSKVATCGWDGLIKYWD is encoded by the exons ATGGATCTCTTACACTCGTATGCTGATGATGAAATGGACGACGAAGAGCAATCTGAAGAACAACCACAATCCTCCAACCAAAACCCTAATTCCCAACCGTTTGAGCATTTGAATCACTCTCCAGATTCATCTCCAGTCCGGATGTCACTCCCATCCAAATCTGCCGCCCCAAAAGTTAACGACACCATGTTGGCCCTCACAGTTGCTGGAAGTGCGGCTCGAGCTCTTTCAAAACCCCTCGACCCAACTCAACACACAGTCTCATTTAATCCCACTTATGACCAGCTCTGGGCACCAATTTATGGCCCTGCACACCCTTATGCAAAGGATGGCCTTGCACAGGGCCTCCGCAACCACAAGTTGGGGTTTGTGGAAAATGCTGCTATTGAGCCATTTGTTTTCGATGAGCAGTATAATACGTTTCAAAAATATGGTTATGCATTTGACCCCTCGGCAAATAACTTTGTTGGGGATATGGATGCATTGAAGAAGAATGATGCAATTTCAGTGTATAATATACCACAACACGAGCAGAAGAAGAGGAAGCTTGAGAAAAAGAAGGAGATGATGGAGAATGATCAGGGAGATGGTGAGGAGGATGTTGATGCAGCAGAAGTGGATAATCCGGCCACTGAGGTGTGGTTGAGGAAGAATAGAAAGAGCCCTTGGTCTGGGAAGAAGGAGGGTTTGCAAACTGAGCTAACTGAGGAGCAAAAGAAGTATGCTGAAGAGTATGCGAAGAAGAAGGGTGAGGAGAAAGGTGAAAGAGAAAAGGGAGAGCATTTGGTTGAGAAGAGTACATTTCATGGTAAGGAAGAGAGGGATTATCAGGGAAGGTCATGGATTGCACCTCCTAAGGATGCAAAGCCACAGAATGATCATTGTTATATTCCAAAGAGATTGGTGCATACTTGGAGTGGCCACACAAAAGGAGTTTCTGCTATTAGGTTCTTCCCCAAGCATGGCCATTTGATTCTCTCTGCTGGGATGGATACAAAAGTAAAGATATGGGATGTTTTCAATTCAGGCAAGTGTATGAGGACTTACATGGGGCACTCAAAGGCAGTGAGAGATATTTGGTTTTGCAATGATGGAACTAAATTTTTAACCGCAAGCTATGACAAAAATATTAAGTATTGGGATACAGAGACTGGCAAGGTGATATCTACATTTTCCACAGGGAAGGTACCTTATGTGGTGAGGCTTAATCCCGATGAGGATAAACAGAATGTACTTCTGGCGGGTATGAGCGATAAGAAGATAGTACAGTGGGATATTAACACTGGGCAGATTACTCAGGAGTATGATCAGCACCTCGGAGCAGTTAATACAATCACATTTGTGGATGACAATAGGAGGTTTGTAACTTCTAGTGATGATAAATCTCTCCGCGTTTGGGAATTTGGCATTCCTGTTGTTATTAAGTATATTAGTGAACCCCATATGCACTCTATGCCATCCATTTCACCACATCCAAATGGGAATTGGCTTGCGGCCCAGAGTTTGGACAATCAAATTCTTATCTACAGCGCTAGAGAGAGGTTCCAGCTGAACAAGAAGAAGAGATTTGCTGGACATGTTGTAGCTGGGTATGCATGTCAGGTTAATTTCTCACCTGATGGGCGGTTTGTCCTCTCCGGAGATGGTGAAGGTAGATGCTGGTTTTGGGATTGGAAGAGTTGCAAAGTCTTTAGAACCCTCAAGTGTCATGATGGGGTATGCATTGGTTGCGAGTGGCATCCATTGGAGCAAAGTAAAGTTGCTACGTGTGGCTGGGATGGCTTGATCAAATACTG GGACTAG
- the LOC116029965 gene encoding pre-mRNA-processing factor 17-like isoform X2 produces MDLLHSYADDEMDDEEQSEEQPQSSNQNPNSQPFEHLNHSPDSSPVRMSLPSKSAAPKVNDTMLALTVAGSAARALSKPLDPTQHTVSFNPTYDQLWAPIYGPAHPYAKDGLAQGLRNHKLGFVENAAIEPFVFDEQYNTFQKYGYAFDPSANNFVGDMDALKKNDAISVYNIPQHEQKKRKLEKKKEMMENDQGDGEEDVDAAEVDNPATEVWLRKNRKSPWSGKKEGLQTELTEEQKKYAEEYAKKKGEEKGEREKGEHLVEKSTFHGKEERDYQGRSWIAPPKDAKPQNDHCYIPKRLVHTWSGHTKGVSAIRFFPKHGHLILSAGMDTKVKIWDVFNSGKCMRTYMGHSKAVRDIWFCNDGTKFLTASYDKNIKYWDTETGKVISTFSTGKVPYVVRLNPDEDKQNVLLAGMSDKKIVQWDINTGQITQEYDQHLGAVNTITFVDDNRRFVTSSDDKSLRVWEFGIPVVIKYISEPHMHSMPSISPHPNGNWLAAQSLDNQILIYSARERFQLNKKKRFAGHVVAGYACQVNFSPDGRFVLSGDGEGRCWFWDWKSCKVFRTLKCHDGVCIGCEWHPLEQSKVATCGWDGLIKYW; encoded by the coding sequence ATGGATCTCTTACACTCGTATGCTGATGATGAAATGGACGACGAAGAGCAATCTGAAGAACAACCACAATCCTCCAACCAAAACCCTAATTCCCAACCGTTTGAGCATTTGAATCACTCTCCAGATTCATCTCCAGTCCGGATGTCACTCCCATCCAAATCTGCCGCCCCAAAAGTTAACGACACCATGTTGGCCCTCACAGTTGCTGGAAGTGCGGCTCGAGCTCTTTCAAAACCCCTCGACCCAACTCAACACACAGTCTCATTTAATCCCACTTATGACCAGCTCTGGGCACCAATTTATGGCCCTGCACACCCTTATGCAAAGGATGGCCTTGCACAGGGCCTCCGCAACCACAAGTTGGGGTTTGTGGAAAATGCTGCTATTGAGCCATTTGTTTTCGATGAGCAGTATAATACGTTTCAAAAATATGGTTATGCATTTGACCCCTCGGCAAATAACTTTGTTGGGGATATGGATGCATTGAAGAAGAATGATGCAATTTCAGTGTATAATATACCACAACACGAGCAGAAGAAGAGGAAGCTTGAGAAAAAGAAGGAGATGATGGAGAATGATCAGGGAGATGGTGAGGAGGATGTTGATGCAGCAGAAGTGGATAATCCGGCCACTGAGGTGTGGTTGAGGAAGAATAGAAAGAGCCCTTGGTCTGGGAAGAAGGAGGGTTTGCAAACTGAGCTAACTGAGGAGCAAAAGAAGTATGCTGAAGAGTATGCGAAGAAGAAGGGTGAGGAGAAAGGTGAAAGAGAAAAGGGAGAGCATTTGGTTGAGAAGAGTACATTTCATGGTAAGGAAGAGAGGGATTATCAGGGAAGGTCATGGATTGCACCTCCTAAGGATGCAAAGCCACAGAATGATCATTGTTATATTCCAAAGAGATTGGTGCATACTTGGAGTGGCCACACAAAAGGAGTTTCTGCTATTAGGTTCTTCCCCAAGCATGGCCATTTGATTCTCTCTGCTGGGATGGATACAAAAGTAAAGATATGGGATGTTTTCAATTCAGGCAAGTGTATGAGGACTTACATGGGGCACTCAAAGGCAGTGAGAGATATTTGGTTTTGCAATGATGGAACTAAATTTTTAACCGCAAGCTATGACAAAAATATTAAGTATTGGGATACAGAGACTGGCAAGGTGATATCTACATTTTCCACAGGGAAGGTACCTTATGTGGTGAGGCTTAATCCCGATGAGGATAAACAGAATGTACTTCTGGCGGGTATGAGCGATAAGAAGATAGTACAGTGGGATATTAACACTGGGCAGATTACTCAGGAGTATGATCAGCACCTCGGAGCAGTTAATACAATCACATTTGTGGATGACAATAGGAGGTTTGTAACTTCTAGTGATGATAAATCTCTCCGCGTTTGGGAATTTGGCATTCCTGTTGTTATTAAGTATATTAGTGAACCCCATATGCACTCTATGCCATCCATTTCACCACATCCAAATGGGAATTGGCTTGCGGCCCAGAGTTTGGACAATCAAATTCTTATCTACAGCGCTAGAGAGAGGTTCCAGCTGAACAAGAAGAAGAGATTTGCTGGACATGTTGTAGCTGGGTATGCATGTCAGGTTAATTTCTCACCTGATGGGCGGTTTGTCCTCTCCGGAGATGGTGAAGGTAGATGCTGGTTTTGGGATTGGAAGAGTTGCAAAGTCTTTAGAACCCTCAAGTGTCATGATGGGGTATGCATTGGTTGCGAGTGGCATCCATTGGAGCAAAGTAAAGTTGCTACGTGTGGCTGGGATGGCTTGATCAAATACTGGTAA